A portion of the Nitratidesulfovibrio termitidis HI1 genome contains these proteins:
- a CDS encoding uracil-DNA glycosylase gives MARRRILVDGPARGPGEGAEARAAAASAVPSSDAASPSVNGEQPQAMPRRRGRPRKADGAATAAATMAGTAATPGRKPKGASARAPGAPARSASPRASVISDAAVLAGPDPAVLAGPDPAVLAGPDPLASTGWLDHVAELAAGKHLEALAMAETLRAQGRTVYPARADVFRALRTTPWDAVRVVILGQDPYHGPGQAHGLAFSVADGVPLPRSLRNIFKEVAADCGTRAGTGTGVAGGMTGVPTGGNPDAAPLLTPFADVPPPPAVPSGNLSRWAAQGVLLLNTVLTVEEGQPNSHAGLGWEAVTRGIVAALGARSQPCAFLLWGRPAHGFAGLVTHPAHLVLTAAHPSPLSASRGFFGCAHFSRVNAWLEERGEAPIHW, from the coding sequence ATGGCCCGTCGCAGGATTCTGGTGGACGGCCCGGCGCGCGGACCGGGGGAAGGGGCAGAAGCACGGGCGGCTGCGGCCAGTGCCGTACCTTCGTCTGATGCGGCATCCCCGTCCGTGAACGGCGAACAGCCGCAGGCTATGCCCCGGCGGCGCGGCAGGCCGCGCAAGGCGGATGGGGCCGCCACTGCCGCGGCCACCATGGCGGGCACAGCCGCCACGCCCGGAAGGAAGCCCAAAGGCGCGTCTGCCCGTGCGCCTGGCGCCCCCGCACGTTCCGCCTCGCCTCGTGCATCCGTCATTTCCGATGCCGCCGTACTGGCCGGGCCCGATCCCGCCGTACTGGCCGGGCCCGATCCCGCCGTACTGGCCGGACCGGACCCGCTGGCATCCACCGGCTGGCTGGACCACGTGGCGGAACTGGCCGCCGGAAAACATCTGGAAGCGCTGGCCATGGCCGAAACACTCCGTGCGCAGGGGCGCACCGTGTACCCCGCCCGCGCCGACGTGTTCAGGGCCTTGCGCACCACGCCGTGGGACGCCGTGCGGGTGGTCATCCTGGGGCAGGATCCCTACCACGGGCCGGGGCAGGCCCACGGCCTGGCCTTTTCCGTTGCCGACGGGGTGCCTCTGCCGCGCTCGTTGCGCAACATCTTCAAGGAAGTGGCCGCCGATTGCGGCACGCGGGCGGGTACCGGGACAGGGGTGGCTGGCGGCATGACTGGCGTCCCGACTGGCGGCAATCCGGACGCCGCACCGCTGCTGACGCCGTTCGCCGACGTGCCCCCGCCCCCCGCCGTCCCTTCCGGCAACCTGTCACGCTGGGCCGCGCAGGGCGTGCTGCTGCTGAACACGGTGCTCACCGTGGAGGAAGGGCAGCCCAACAGCCATGCGGGCCTCGGCTGGGAGGCAGTGACACGGGGCATCGTGGCCGCGCTGGGCGCGCGTTCGCAACCGTGCGCCTTTCTGCTCTGGGGCAGGCCCGCCCACGGGTTCGCCGGACTGGTGACCCATCCGGCGCATCTGGTGCTGACGGCGGC
- a CDS encoding pyridoxal phosphate-dependent aminotransferase, whose product MSDSVSSESSLRVAERVRNIRISATKLMPMLAAKVGGCVSLGQGVPSFRTPDHIVEAVYRALRDDPTAGRYSLQPGMPALREAIAADILARKGARFDPETEIGVTVGAMEALVMIMLTVVERGDEVIIPSPGYASHAEQVLMAEGVPVHVPLRAADWGLDVDAVRAAVTPRTRAIIVCSPGNPTGGVYDDADVRALCDLALERDLVLIVDDTYDYMVYGERSDAARFCPVAQPELRRHVITVNSFSKKYALTGWRVGYVAADAAWMAELLKVHDATAVCAPTVSQHAALAALTGPQDCVDTMRAALTARRDLTCRRLDALAPHFTYVPPRGAFYAMARYTFTDADSMAVARRMLEEARVITVPGGSFGPTGERHLRLSFGMDEAELTESFDRIQHWVAAL is encoded by the coding sequence ATGTCCGACAGCGTTTCTTCGGAATCTTCCCTGCGCGTTGCCGAGCGCGTGCGCAATATCCGCATTTCCGCCACCAAGCTCATGCCCATGCTGGCCGCCAAGGTGGGCGGCTGCGTGTCGCTGGGGCAGGGAGTGCCTTCGTTCCGTACTCCGGACCACATCGTGGAGGCCGTGTACCGCGCCCTGCGCGACGACCCCACGGCCGGGCGCTACAGCCTGCAGCCCGGCATGCCTGCCCTGCGCGAGGCCATTGCGGCGGACATCCTGGCCCGCAAGGGCGCGCGCTTCGATCCGGAGACGGAAATCGGCGTCACCGTGGGGGCCATGGAAGCGCTGGTGATGATCATGCTCACCGTGGTGGAGCGCGGCGACGAGGTCATCATCCCCTCTCCGGGCTATGCCTCGCACGCCGAACAGGTGCTGATGGCCGAGGGCGTGCCCGTGCACGTGCCCCTGCGCGCGGCGGACTGGGGGCTGGACGTGGACGCGGTGCGCGCCGCCGTCACCCCGCGCACCCGGGCCATCATCGTGTGCAGCCCCGGCAACCCCACCGGCGGGGTGTACGACGACGCCGACGTGCGCGCCCTGTGCGACCTTGCGCTGGAGCGCGATCTGGTGCTCATCGTGGACGACACCTACGACTACATGGTGTACGGCGAACGGTCGGACGCGGCCCGCTTTTGTCCGGTGGCCCAGCCCGAACTGCGCCGCCACGTGATCACCGTGAACTCCTTTTCCAAGAAGTACGCCCTGACGGGCTGGCGGGTGGGCTACGTGGCCGCCGACGCCGCGTGGATGGCGGAACTGCTGAAGGTGCACGACGCCACGGCGGTGTGCGCGCCCACCGTGTCGCAGCACGCGGCACTGGCGGCGCTGACCGGCCCGCAGGACTGCGTGGACACCATGCGCGCGGCCCTGACCGCCCGGCGCGACCTGACCTGCCGTCGCCTCGATGCGTTGGCCCCGCACTTCACCTACGTGCCGCCGCGCGGCGCGTTCTACGCCATGGCCCGCTACACCTTCACCGATGCCGACTCCATGGCCGTGGCCCGGCGCATGCTGGAAGAGGCGCGGGTAATCACCGTGCCCGGCGGCTCGTTCGGCCCCACGGGCGAACGTCATTTGCGGCTTTCGTTCGGCATGGACGAGGCGGAACTGACCGAGTCCTTCGACCGCATCCAGCACTGGGTGGCGGCGCTGTAG